A genomic region of Arachis stenosperma cultivar V10309 chromosome 9, arast.V10309.gnm1.PFL2, whole genome shotgun sequence contains the following coding sequences:
- the LOC130949299 gene encoding uncharacterized protein LOC130949299: MLSLLIPGPKSPGNDIDIYLQPLIEELKELWEVGVETYDASKNETFQMYAALMWTISDFPAYVMLSGWSTKGKLACPCCNHGTCSNYLKYSRKTCYMGHRAFLPEDHPWRANKRSFNGKVEHRQAPPLLSGTEALSQLEYVDNSFGKLKPKKDGPWKKRSIFFDLPYWQYNTSRHNLDVMHIEKNIVDSILGTLLDISGKTKDHTNARYDLQEMGIRKNLHPKKTNGRKKVKLAKACYSMTNAEKSIFCDVLKTAKLPDGSASNISRCVNLLERRISGYKTHDAHFILHYLLQIPIKGILSDQVAVPLIRLSSFFRQLCQKSITLQEIDQLEEDIVTTLCQLERIFPPSFFDIMIHLPIHLANEVRLGGPVQFRWMYPPERYMCTLKSYVRNRSRPEGSIAEAYLVEECLTFCSRYLHSGVQTKLNRQPRNNDEPNNSMMETTDAFLNLFPKRGVPLGAKKGEPFLLDDKSREQVHSYILLNCHKIDDYVSEHETYQQGTRWMRAKNHSKNFPTWFKTRALRHDVPNWIKELFRGQTQCAKRYSGYFINGYRFHTRQREVRRKTQNSGVTLVALTTSFASTKDANPIHENVSYYGRVNDIIELDYYGNFKVTLFKCDWYEAREDAYGSTYVHFNKKCYQEEPFVLACQVHQCFYVQDAFDKNKHYVMKTVPRDLFSISDQVAIDVEDTYENEPFDNSTVPSIPNDDGEVDLVRNDLNEVLVDVAKEVYFFQEYNTGLDKEYDSEDF, from the exons ATGTTGTCGTTGCTAATCCCTGGACCAAAGTCACCAGGAAATGATATAGACATTTACTTGCAACCTTTAATCGAGGAGTTGAAGGAGTTGTGGGAGGTCGGGGTGGAAACATATGATGCATCAAAAAATGAAACCTTCCAAATGTATGCAGCTCTCATGTGGACAATAAGTGATTTTCCGGCTTATGTAATGCTATCTGGTTGGAGTACAAAAGGGAAGCTAGCTTGTCCTTGTTGTAACCATGGGACTTGTTCTAACTATCTTAAATATAGTCGCAAAACATGCTACATGGGTCATCGTGCCTTTTTGCCTGAGGATCATCCATGGAGAGCTAACAAGAGATCTTTCAATGGAAAAGTAGAACATAGGCAAGCTCCACCATTATTGTCGGGTACTGAAGCTTTAAGTCAGTTGGAGTATGTGGATAATTCGTTTGGGAAGCTAAAACCAAAGAAAGATGGTCCATGGAAGAAGAGGTCAATATTCTTTGATTTACCTTATTGGCAGTATAACACATCACGACACAATTTAGATGTGATGCACATAGAAAAGAACATAGTTGATAGTATTCTTGGAACTCTCTTGGATATTTCTGGCAAGACAAAAGATCACACAAATGCTCGATATGACTTGCAAGAAATGGGCATTCGAAAGAACCTTCACCCCAAGAAAACAAATGGTAGGAAAAAGGTTAAGCTGGCAAAGGCATGCTACTCAATGACCAATGCTGAAAAGTCGATTTTTTGTGACGTCTTGAAGACAGCAAAGTTGCCAGATGGCTCTGCTTCAAATATTTCTCGGTGTGTGAACCTTTTGGAGAGAAGAATATCTGGTTATAAGACTCATGATGCTCATTTCATTCTTCACTATTTGTTACAAATTCCTATTAAAGGAATACTTTCAGATCAAGTTGCAGTTCCTTTGATTCGACTTAGCTCATTTTTCCGTCAATTGTGTCAAAAGTCTATCACATTACAAGAGATAGATCAATTAGAAGAGGATATTGTCACAACATTATGCCAATTAGAGAGGATCTTTCCTCCTTCTTTCTTCGATATAATGATTCATTTGCCTATTCATTTGGCTAATGAAGTGAGATTGGGAGGTCCAGTTCAATTTCGGTGGATGTATCCTCCCGAAAGATACATGTGTACTTTGAAGTCCTATGTTCGAAACAGAAGTCGTCCTGAAGGATCTATTGCAGAGGCATATTTGGTTGAAGAATGTTTGACATTTTGCTCGCGTTACTTACATTCTGGTGTCCAAACAAAATTGAATAGACAACCCAGAAATAATGATGAACCTAATAATTCTATGATGGAAACTACAGATGCATTTTTGAATCTATTTCCAAAAAGAGGTGTTCCTTTGGGTGCAAAGAAAGGTGAACCTTTTCTCCTTGACGACAAGTCTCGAGAGCAAGTTCATAGCTACATATTATTGAATTGTCACAAAATAGACGACTATGTTAG tGAGCATGAGACTTATCAACAAGGAACACGATGGATGAGAGCTAAAAACCATAGCAAAAACTTTCCTACATGGTTTAAAACACGTGCTTTGCGGCATGATGTTCCAAATTGGATAAAAGAGCTATTTAGAGGACAAACCCAATGTGCAAAAAGATATTCTGGTTATTTTATCAACGGTTATAGATTTCACACTAGGCAACGTGAGGTAAGACGCAAGACACAAAATAGTGGTGTTACTTTAGTAGCATTAACGACAAGCTTTGCAAGCACAAAGGATGCAAATCCAATTCATGAAAATGTTTCTTATTATGGTAGAGTGAATGATATCATTGAGTTGGACTACTATGGAAATTTTAAGGTTACATTGTTCAAATGTGATTGGTATGAGGCTAGGGAGGATGCTTATGGCTCGACATATGTGCATTTTAACAAAAAGTGCTATCAGGAAGAGCCTTTTGTATTGGCATGTCAAGTGCACCAATGCTTCTATGTGCAAGATgcatttgataaaaataaacatTATGTAATGAAGACTGTTCCAAGGGACCTATTTAGCATAAGTGATCAAGTTGCCATTGATGTTGAAGATACTTATGAAAATGAGCCATTTGATAATTCGACGGTTCCTTCTATACCTAATGATGATGGTGAAGTAGACTTGGTAAGGAATGATTTGAATGAAGTTCTGGTCGATGTTGCAAAAGAAGTCTATTTTTTCCAAGAGTATAACACAGGATTGGATAAAGAATATGATTCCGAAGACTTTTGA